The Paenibacillus antri genomic sequence CCTTCCGGGATGACGGGCTCCCGATATTCCCCGAACAGCCGCGCGAGCGCCCCGTAGATTTCGCCGACGGTGCAGCCGGCGTTCGCGGCGTCCAGCATCGCCGGCATGACGTTGGCTCCGCGTTCCGCGGCGTCCAGGACGGCGGCGAGCGTCCGACCGGCGTCCGCTTCGGAGCGGGCCGCGCGATGCCGCCGTACCGCCTCGGCGGCGCGCGCCTCTTCGGCGTCGCCGCTCCGCCCCCGCGGGCGGTCGGCCGCCGCGACGTGGCGCGCGGCGTCGCCGGCGAAGCGGTTGACGCCGACGATCGCGCGCTCGCCGCTCTCCGCGGCGACGTATTCGCGGTACGCCGCCTCGCGCACGGTCGATTGGACGAAGCCGGACTCCACGGCGACGAGCGCGCCGCCGGCGCGGTCGACCGCGTCCACCCAACGGAGCGCTTCCGCCTCGAGCCGGTCGGTCGCCTCCTCGACCGCATGGGCTCCGCCGAGCGGATCGATGTGGCCGGCGAGGCCGGACTCGAACGCGAGAATCTGCTGCGTGCGGAGCGCGAGCGCGGCGGACGCCGGCGTCGGCAGCCGCCACGCTTCGTCCTTGGCGTTCGCGTGAAGGCTTTGCGCGCCGCCTAACACGGCCGCGAGCGCCTGCAGCGTCACGCGGACGACGTTGTTGTCCGTCTCCACGGCCGTAAGCGCCGAGCCGGCCGTCTGCGCATGAAATTTCATGCGCCACGACTCCGGCCTTCCGGCGCCGAGCCGCGCGCGGGCGAGCTTCGCCCACAGCCGGCGCGCGGCGCGGAATTTCGCCGCTTCCTCAAGCAGATCGCAGCCGGCGGAGAAGAAGAACGACAGTCGCGGCGCGACCTCGTCGGCCGACAGCCCGCGGCGCATCGCGGCGGTCGCGTACGCCAGACCGTTCGCGACCGCGAAGCCGATCTCTTGACCGGCGTCGGCGCCCGCCTCGCGCAGATGGTACCCGCTGACGCTGACCGGATGCCAGCGGGGGAAGAAGCGGCAGCCGAATTCGATCAGGTCGACGGCCATCCGCATCGACGGCGCGGGGGGCAGCAAATATAAGTTCCGCGCGGCGTATTCCTTCAGCACGTCGTTCTGCACCGTGCCGCGAAGGGCGTCCGCTCCGACGCCGGCTCGCCCGGCCGTCGCCGCGGCGAACGCGAACAGGGCCGGCGCCGTCGCGTTCGCCGTCATCGACAGTCCGACCGAGCCGAGCGGAATGCCCTTCAGCACCGCATCGAGATCGGCCGCGGTCGCGACGGAGACGCCCGCCCTGCCGACTTCGCCGGCCGCGCGCGCGTCGTCGGGGTCGATGCCGAGCTGCGTCGGCAAATCGAAGGCGAGCGAGAGACCCGTCTGGCCTTGCGCCAGCAGCCGCTTCAGCCGCCGGTTCGTCTCCCGGGCGGTGCCGAAGCCGGCGTATTGCCGCATCGTCCACAGCCGTTCCCGGTACATCCCGGGATGGATGCCCCTCGTATACGGAAATTCCCCCGGTCGTTCTTCGTCTCGTTCCATGGGCATGATATCTTCTCCTCTCAGGCGTCAGTCGGTGCGGGAAGCGCAAGCGGCTCAGACGTCTCGGGCGGCGATCTACGCGGACGCGGCGCGCAGCGCCGCTTCCTCGGCGGCGATGCGGCGGCGAAGCAAGAGCACGTTCAACGCCGGAAACAAGCAGGCGGCGCCGAAGCAGCCGAACAACAGCGGGAACGCCAGCATCTCCAGCGTCACGACCAAGTAATTCGGATGCTTCATCCACCGGTACGGACCTTTGCGCACGAGCTTCATGCCGGGGACGACGAAGACGCGCGTATTCCAGTACGGTCCGAGCGAGCGGATGCACCAGACGCGTCCCGCCTGAAGCAGCAGGAACGCCGCGGCGGCGGCCGCCATCCATGGCGACGGCTCCGGTCGGCGCCAAAGAAATTCCGCGAAGACGCAGGCGAAGAACGACGCATGCAGCAGGACGATCTTCGGATAAAACGCCGCATCGACCTCGTACCCGCCTATCCGGCGGAGCCGTTCCGCGTTGCGCTTCGCAAGGCGCAGCTCCGCCAATCGTTGGACGACGACCGCCCCGAACCAAAGCGCGAACCATAAACTCATCGACGAGTCCACCTCTTTCCAGGAATAAGGAAGATTTTCAAAATCGCAGCAGCAGCAGCTCCGAGCTGAAGCCGGGACCGAGCGCGCCTGCGACGCCGAACTCGCCCGGGCGAAGCGCGCCGCCTTCGCCGAGCAGCGCCTCGAGCACGAACAACACCGTACAAGACGACATGTTGCCGAATCGGCGCAGTACGCCTTCCGCCGCCGCCAGCCGTCCCGGCGCCAAGGAGAGCGCCTCGCCGTACGCGCGAAGCACTTTCATCCCTCCGGGATGCAGCGCGTAATGCGCGACGTCCGAAATCGTCAGGCCGGCGGGAGAGAGCAGCGCCTC encodes the following:
- a CDS encoding acyl-CoA mutase large subunit family protein is translated as MPMERDEERPGEFPYTRGIHPGMYRERLWTMRQYAGFGTARETNRRLKRLLAQGQTGLSLAFDLPTQLGIDPDDARAAGEVGRAGVSVATAADLDAVLKGIPLGSVGLSMTANATAPALFAFAAATAGRAGVGADALRGTVQNDVLKEYAARNLYLLPPAPSMRMAVDLIEFGCRFFPRWHPVSVSGYHLREAGADAGQEIGFAVANGLAYATAAMRRGLSADEVAPRLSFFFSAGCDLLEEAAKFRAARRLWAKLARARLGAGRPESWRMKFHAQTAGSALTAVETDNNVVRVTLQALAAVLGGAQSLHANAKDEAWRLPTPASAALALRTQQILAFESGLAGHIDPLGGAHAVEEATDRLEAEALRWVDAVDRAGGALVAVESGFVQSTVREAAYREYVAAESGERAIVGVNRFAGDAARHVAAADRPRGRSGDAEEARAAEAVRRHRAARSEADAGRTLAAVLDAAERGANVMPAMLDAANAGCTVGEIYGALARLFGEYREPVIPEGRIAP
- a CDS encoding isoprenylcysteine carboxyl methyltransferase family protein, with translation MSLWFALWFGAVVVQRLAELRLAKRNAERLRRIGGYEVDAAFYPKIVLLHASFFACVFAEFLWRRPEPSPWMAAAAAAFLLLQAGRVWCIRSLGPYWNTRVFVVPGMKLVRKGPYRWMKHPNYLVVTLEMLAFPLLFGCFGAACLFPALNVLLLRRRIAAEEAALRAASA